One Nicotiana sylvestris chromosome 12, ASM39365v2, whole genome shotgun sequence genomic window carries:
- the LOC104219914 gene encoding ubiquitin-conjugating enzyme E2 10 — protein MASKRILKELKDLQKDPPTSCSAGPVAEDMFHWQATLMGPSDSPYAGGVFLVTIHFPPDYPFKPPKVAFRTKVFHPNINSNGSICLDILKEQWSPALTISKVLLSICSLLTDPNPDDPLVPEIAHMYKTDKSKYEATARSWTQKYAMG, from the exons ATGGCATCCAAGCGGATTCTGAAAGAGCTCAAGGATCTCCAGAAAGATCCTCCTACCTCTTGTAGCGCTG GCCCAGTTGCTGAAGATATGTTTCACTGGCAAGCAACACTTATGGGTCCATCCGACAGTCCTTACGCTGGCGGAGTGTTTCTTGTTACCATTCATTTCCCGCCTGATTATCCATTTAAGCCTCCAAAG GTAGCTTTTAGGACAAAGGTTTTTCACCCAAACATCAACAGCAATGGTAGCATTTGCCTCGACATTTTGAAGGAACAGTGGAGCCCGGCACTCACAATTTCCAAG GTGTTGCTTTCTATCTGTTCTCTTCTAACAGACCCTAATCCGGATGATCCTTTGGTGCCTGAGATTGCTCATATGTACAAAACTGATAAAAGCAAGTACGAAGCCACTGCTCGGAGCTGGACTCAAAAGTATGCTATGGGTTAG